A single window of Flavobacterium aestivum DNA harbors:
- a CDS encoding sterol desaturase family protein, with the protein MEEYGKILVFVMPIFLILIIIEKIYGHYKGEDTSPNMDSVSSISSGMINSVKDVLGLSITLVSYEWFETKFALMHLEANVLAYIIGFIVIDFYGYWSHRLSHQINFLWNKHAIHHSSEEFNLACALRQTVSSFVNLFTFLLIPAALLGVPPKVIAITLPIHLFLQFWYHTKHIKKMGFLEKILVTPSHHRVHHAINPIYMDRNHSQIFIIWDKIFGTFQEELDTVPPVFGITRPALTWNPVRINFQHLWLLITDAWRAEKWIDKLTIWFKPTGWRPENFEEKYPVNKITDVYAFEKYGTQHSNKLMYWSIFQAIITLLFITYMYNSIAIIGLPNVFIYGAFIFVTVYSYTELMDARKISLLWEGIRFLFGIAIIVYLGDWFGMNNLFPYASFIITGYLVLSLFVTIYFISTNFDAKKAIVTIS; encoded by the coding sequence ATGGAAGAATACGGTAAAATTTTAGTTTTTGTTATGCCTATTTTTTTGATCTTAATTATAATCGAAAAAATATATGGTCATTATAAAGGAGAAGATACTTCTCCAAATATGGATTCGGTTTCCAGTATCAGCTCAGGAATGATCAATTCGGTCAAAGATGTTTTAGGACTTAGTATTACGCTTGTATCGTATGAATGGTTCGAAACCAAGTTTGCCTTGATGCATTTAGAAGCCAATGTTTTGGCATATATCATTGGGTTCATAGTTATTGATTTTTATGGTTATTGGAGCCATCGTTTATCGCATCAAATTAACTTTTTATGGAACAAACATGCCATTCATCATAGTAGTGAGGAGTTTAATCTAGCTTGTGCTTTGAGACAAACGGTTTCCAGCTTTGTCAATCTTTTTACTTTTTTATTGATTCCGGCAGCATTATTGGGAGTACCACCAAAAGTAATAGCAATCACACTTCCTATCCATTTATTTTTACAATTTTGGTACCATACCAAACACATCAAAAAAATGGGTTTTCTGGAAAAAATACTAGTTACTCCCTCCCACCACCGTGTGCATCATGCGATCAATCCTATTTACATGGATAGAAACCATTCGCAAATATTCATTATTTGGGATAAAATATTTGGCACATTTCAAGAAGAATTAGATACTGTACCTCCAGTTTTTGGCATTACGAGACCTGCTCTAACGTGGAATCCGGTACGAATTAACTTTCAGCATCTTTGGTTACTAATTACTGATGCTTGGCGTGCCGAAAAATGGATAGACAAACTTACCATTTGGTTCAAACCTACTGGTTGGAGACCGGAAAATTTTGAAGAAAAATACCCTGTAAACAAAATTACAGATGTCTATGCGTTTGAAAAATATGGCACACAACATTCCAATAAATTAATGTACTGGTCAATTTTTCAAGCCATAATTACTTTATTATTCATCACGTATATGTACAACTCAATAGCAATTATTGGTTTACCAAATGTATTTATATATGGTGCCTTTATTTTCGTAACCGTTTACAGTTATACAGAATTGATGGATGCCCGAAAAATTTCATTGCTTTGGGAAGGAATTCGCTTTCTATTTGGCATTGCTATTATTGTTTATCTTGGTGATTGGTTTGGAATGAATAATCTTTTCCCTTACGCCAGTTTCATTATTACGGGATACCTCGTTCTGTCATTATTTGTGACTATTTATTTTATAAGCACAAATTTTGATGCCAAAAAAGCTATTGTGACAATCTCTTAA
- a CDS encoding BamA/TamA family outer membrane protein, producing the protein MNKTSLLYFFILLMFISSCSNLKYLQEGEMLYTGAKVKIEGKDSITKESKQLKTELEKLLRPKPNTVILGMRPSLYIYNVVGPVKKEKGFKYWLKTKIGEPPVLVSQLDLKHNKDLLQNYTENKGYFNSKTKADTIHKGKTVSAIYTQNPGKQYTIRTVKFPTDTSALTTAIQTTIPGSFLKVNEGYSFDKIKEERIRINNNLKEEGYYYFDPDYLKVQVDSTVSNHQVDLIVKVKNDAPAISKKQYRINKIIIYPNYSVASDTAKATNDSVIKHHDFTIYDSEKLFKPEIFDQALTFKKGDLYNRTDHNLSLKNIENIGAFKFVKNKFVAADTTGNYLDAYYYLTPLPKKSIRLELLAKTNSANYNGTELNLNWSNRNFFGGAELFNLSIYGGFEVQVSGQNTGYNVYTAGTEANLLWPKILSPFKIKPYNGFMAKTKVTAGYEYQNRTQLYSLQTMKASFGYLWKSNERKEHQLNIAEITYARPKDVTALYQEQVDKNPSLENVVEQQLVFGPTYSYIYSNIMKKEKRNTIYYKGSISLSGNLAGLITSANIKKKDTVEILGVPFSQFVRLENEFKHYLKLGKDSQLASRMIVGAGFAYGNSNEMPYISQFFIGGTNSIRAFKARAIGPGTYYDPALNTDGYTEDQSGDLKLELNTEYRTKLYRMIKGAAFIDAGNIWLLHDNPNKPGAKFSSDFMNELAVGVGVGLRFDLSVLIFRTDLAFPIRKPYLPDGNRWVIDSIDFGSGSWRNENLIFNIAIGYPF; encoded by the coding sequence ATGAATAAAACGTCTTTATTATATTTCTTTATTCTGTTGATGTTTATCTCTTCCTGTAGCAATCTAAAATATCTACAGGAAGGAGAAATGCTCTATACGGGTGCTAAAGTAAAAATAGAAGGAAAAGATAGCATCACAAAAGAAAGCAAACAGTTAAAAACAGAATTAGAAAAACTCTTACGCCCAAAACCCAATACTGTAATACTGGGCATGAGACCTAGTCTATATATCTATAATGTTGTTGGACCAGTAAAAAAAGAAAAAGGATTCAAATATTGGTTAAAAACAAAGATAGGAGAACCACCGGTTTTAGTAAGTCAACTCGATTTGAAACACAACAAAGACTTACTTCAAAATTACACAGAAAACAAAGGATATTTTAACTCAAAAACAAAGGCAGACACCATCCATAAAGGAAAAACGGTTAGCGCCATTTACACTCAGAACCCAGGGAAGCAATACACTATAAGAACTGTTAAATTCCCAACAGATACTTCAGCACTCACAACTGCTATTCAAACAACAATTCCGGGAAGTTTCCTAAAAGTAAATGAAGGATACAGTTTTGATAAAATAAAAGAAGAACGCATCCGGATTAACAATAACCTTAAGGAAGAGGGATACTATTATTTTGACCCCGACTATCTTAAGGTACAGGTAGACAGCACTGTTTCTAACCATCAGGTAGATCTTATTGTAAAAGTAAAAAATGATGCACCAGCTATATCAAAAAAACAATATAGAATAAATAAAATCATTATTTATCCCAATTACTCAGTTGCATCCGACACGGCAAAAGCAACTAATGATTCGGTTATAAAACACCATGATTTTACGATTTATGATTCAGAAAAACTTTTTAAACCCGAAATTTTCGATCAGGCTTTAACTTTCAAAAAAGGTGACCTATACAATAGAACAGACCATAATTTATCCCTGAAGAATATAGAGAACATTGGCGCTTTCAAATTTGTAAAAAACAAATTCGTAGCAGCAGATACTACTGGTAATTATCTAGATGCCTATTATTATTTAACACCATTACCAAAAAAATCAATCCGATTAGAGCTTTTAGCCAAAACTAATTCGGCCAATTACAATGGTACTGAGCTGAATTTAAACTGGAGCAATCGAAATTTCTTTGGAGGAGCCGAATTATTCAATCTCTCAATTTATGGAGGTTTTGAAGTACAGGTTTCCGGACAAAACACGGGTTATAATGTATACACAGCAGGTACAGAAGCCAATTTGCTATGGCCAAAAATTTTGTCTCCTTTTAAAATAAAGCCTTATAATGGATTTATGGCCAAAACAAAAGTAACTGCAGGATACGAATACCAAAACAGAACACAATTGTATTCTCTTCAAACCATGAAAGCTTCTTTTGGCTATTTGTGGAAATCGAATGAACGAAAAGAACACCAATTGAACATCGCCGAAATTACTTATGCCAGACCAAAAGATGTAACAGCACTGTATCAGGAACAAGTAGATAAAAACCCTTCCCTGGAAAATGTGGTAGAACAACAGTTGGTTTTTGGCCCAACCTATTCCTATATCTACAGTAATATCATGAAGAAAGAAAAGAGAAATACGATATATTATAAAGGATCAATCAGTCTTTCTGGCAATCTTGCCGGTTTAATTACTTCGGCCAATATAAAAAAGAAAGATACTGTTGAAATATTAGGTGTTCCTTTTAGCCAATTTGTCCGATTAGAAAATGAATTCAAACATTATTTAAAATTAGGAAAAGATTCCCAACTCGCCAGCAGAATGATTGTTGGAGCAGGTTTTGCTTATGGCAACTCAAATGAAATGCCGTATATCTCACAATTTTTTATAGGAGGAACAAATAGTATTAGGGCGTTTAAAGCACGTGCAATAGGTCCCGGAACTTACTATGATCCAGCACTTAATACTGATGGCTATACCGAAGACCAATCGGGTGATCTAAAATTAGAATTGAATACAGAATACAGAACTAAATTATACCGAATGATAAAAGGAGCTGCGTTTATTGATGCCGGGAATATATGGTTGCTACATGACAATCCAAACAAACCGGGAGCAAAATTCTCCTCAGATTTCATGAATGAATTAGCAGTTGGTGTTGGTGTTGGATTGCGTTTTGATTTATCCGTTTTAATCTTCAGGACTGATTTAGCCTTTCCTATTCGAAAACCTTATTTACCTGATGGAAATCGCTGGGTAATTGACTCTATTGATTTTGGAAGCGGAAGTTGGCGCAACGAAAATTTGATTTTTAATATTGCAATTGGTTATCCTTTCTAA
- the folP gene encoding dihydropteroate synthase: MTINCKGQLIDLSMPKVMGILNVTPNSFFDGGKYNNEAELLSRVEKMLTEGADFIDVGAYSSKPNAEFVSEEEEISRIVPVVNLLQKHFPEIILSIDTFRAEVAKVCIENGAAIINDISAGILDDKMLETVAKYKVPYIMMHMKGTPQTMHTFAEYNDVIKEMLFYFSERIAAARLLGINDLIVDPGFGFAKTLEQNYTVMQKLELFQMLEMPLLAGISRKSMIYKTLGVDAEMALNGTTVLNTIALTKGAKILRVHDVKEAVECVHLFNKMNF; the protein is encoded by the coding sequence ATGACTATAAACTGTAAAGGGCAACTTATTGACTTATCGATGCCGAAAGTTATGGGGATTTTGAATGTAACTCCCAACTCTTTTTTTGATGGTGGGAAGTACAATAATGAAGCCGAACTTTTGTCGCGTGTTGAAAAAATGCTAACCGAAGGAGCTGATTTTATTGATGTGGGAGCCTATTCCAGTAAACCTAATGCTGAGTTTGTTTCCGAAGAAGAGGAGATCTCGAGAATTGTTCCAGTTGTCAATTTATTACAAAAGCATTTTCCGGAAATTATATTATCAATAGATACCTTTCGTGCAGAAGTTGCAAAGGTTTGTATAGAAAATGGAGCTGCTATTATCAATGATATTTCGGCAGGAATTTTAGATGATAAAATGCTGGAAACTGTTGCGAAATATAAAGTTCCATACATTATGATGCATATGAAAGGAACACCGCAAACGATGCATACTTTTGCGGAATATAATGACGTAATTAAAGAAATGCTATTTTATTTCTCTGAACGGATTGCTGCTGCAAGATTACTTGGTATAAACGATTTAATTGTGGATCCTGGTTTTGGTTTTGCTAAAACATTGGAACAAAATTATACCGTTATGCAAAAATTAGAATTGTTTCAAATGTTAGAAATGCCATTGTTGGCTGGTATTTCAAGAAAATCAATGATTTATAAAACATTGGGAGTAGATGCCGAAATGGCCTTAAACGGTACTACGGTTTTAAACACGATTGCTCTAACCAAAGGAGCCAAGATTCTTAGGGTTCATGATGTGAAGGAAGCCGTAGAATGTGTTCATTTATTCAATAAAATGAATTTTTAA
- the prmA gene encoding 50S ribosomal protein L11 methyltransferase, translating to MSNIYIGYHFTIEPKELGSEILIAELGEKAFESFTETETGISAFVQKDLWDETILDGIQILESEEFKIDYTFEEIEQVNWNEEWEKNFEPIDVEGNCHVRAPFHPKTNAQFDIVIEPKMSFGTGHHETTHMMIQHLLEMDVTGMKTLDMGCGTAILAILAEMKGAQPIDAIDIDNWCYLNSIENAERNNCKHITVYEGDAALLKDKKYDLIIANINRNILLNDMQSYVDCLNPKGTILFSGFYEEDIPYIDASCTEKGLTYVKKFQKNNWVSIKYVN from the coding sequence ATGTCAAATATTTATATTGGGTATCATTTTACAATAGAACCAAAAGAGTTGGGGTCGGAAATTTTAATTGCTGAATTGGGTGAAAAAGCCTTTGAAAGCTTTACAGAAACCGAAACAGGAATTTCTGCCTTTGTACAAAAAGATCTTTGGGACGAGACAATATTAGATGGTATTCAAATTTTAGAATCAGAGGAGTTCAAAATCGATTATACTTTTGAAGAAATCGAACAAGTGAATTGGAATGAAGAATGGGAAAAAAACTTTGAACCAATAGATGTAGAAGGAAATTGTCATGTCCGTGCTCCTTTTCATCCAAAAACCAATGCCCAATTTGATATAGTTATCGAACCAAAAATGAGTTTTGGTACAGGTCATCATGAAACTACACACATGATGATTCAGCATTTATTAGAAATGGATGTTACTGGTATGAAAACACTCGACATGGGTTGTGGAACTGCAATTCTTGCAATTCTTGCCGAAATGAAAGGTGCTCAACCAATAGATGCTATTGATATTGACAATTGGTGCTATTTGAACTCTATAGAAAATGCCGAGCGCAACAATTGTAAGCATATTACCGTTTATGAAGGTGATGCCGCTTTATTAAAAGATAAAAAATACGATTTGATCATTGCCAACATTAACAGAAACATTTTGCTAAACGATATGCAAAGTTATGTAGATTGTCTTAATCCAAAAGGAACCATTTTATTTAGCGGATTTTACGAAGAAGACATCCCATATATCGATGCTTCATGTACTGAAAAAGGGTTGACATATGTTAAAAAGTTTCAAAAAAACAACTGGGTATCAATAAAATACGTAAATTAG
- a CDS encoding sulfite exporter TauE/SafE family protein, with the protein MDFQVGLVVAGLAVGFIVGMTGVGGGSLMTPILLWFGISPTTAVGTDLLYAAITKAGGIYVHNKKKNINWSITGWLSLGSIPAALLTLWVLHSLNTDITALNAIIKFSLGWALLFTSVAIIFKKKLLVFSQRHAGDKFHSESKTQNLLTVAIGVLLGVTVTLTSIGAGALGTVTLFFLYPLLPTPRLVGTEIAHAVPLTLVAGLGHATMGNLDLELLGQLLMGSLPGIYMGSMLSGKVPDLFLRNAIAVMLFFVGFKLVS; encoded by the coding sequence ATGGATTTTCAAGTTGGTTTAGTTGTTGCAGGTTTAGCTGTAGGTTTTATAGTAGGGATGACAGGAGTAGGTGGAGGTTCTTTGATGACTCCCATTTTATTATGGTTTGGGATTAGTCCCACGACTGCTGTAGGTACCGATTTATTATATGCAGCAATTACTAAAGCTGGCGGAATATATGTTCATAATAAAAAAAAGAATATCAATTGGAGTATAACAGGTTGGCTTTCTCTTGGGAGTATTCCAGCAGCCTTGCTGACATTATGGGTGCTTCATAGTTTGAACACTGATATTACAGCTCTAAATGCTATTATAAAATTTAGTTTAGGGTGGGCATTACTTTTTACATCAGTTGCTATTATATTCAAAAAGAAACTTTTGGTATTTTCGCAAAGACACGCAGGAGATAAATTCCACAGCGAGAGTAAGACCCAAAATCTTCTAACGGTTGCCATTGGGGTTTTGTTGGGAGTGACTGTAACTCTTACTTCTATTGGTGCTGGAGCTTTAGGAACGGTTACACTTTTTTTTCTATACCCTCTTTTGCCTACACCTCGTTTGGTGGGAACTGAAATTGCTCATGCTGTTCCGCTTACACTTGTTGCAGGATTAGGTCATGCTACAATGGGGAATTTAGATTTAGAATTATTAGGACAATTATTGATGGGGTCTCTTCCCGGAATTTATATGGGTAGTATGTTGAGTGGTAAAGTTCCTGATTTATTTCTTAGAAACGCTATTGCAGTAATGTTATTTTTTGTAGGATTCAAGTTGGTTTCTTAA
- a CDS encoding DUF1599 domain-containing protein yields MKNTSQEYDNVIALCRSLFINKMQDYGSAWRILRLPSLTDQIFIKAQRIRSLQENEIRKVNEDETGEFIGIINYSIMALIQLELGVVDQPDLNTEKATQLYDAKVALTKELMENKNHDYGEAWRDMRVSSLTDLILQKLLRVKQIEDNKGKTIVSEGIDANYQDMINYSVFALILMGFKK; encoded by the coding sequence ATGAAGAATACTTCACAAGAATATGATAACGTGATTGCGCTTTGTCGCTCACTATTTATCAACAAAATGCAAGATTACGGTAGCGCTTGGCGCATTTTGAGACTTCCGTCACTTACCGATCAAATTTTCATAAAAGCCCAAAGAATTAGAAGTTTACAAGAGAATGAAATTCGTAAAGTAAATGAAGATGAAACTGGCGAATTCATTGGTATCATCAATTATTCTATTATGGCATTGATTCAATTGGAATTGGGCGTGGTAGATCAACCGGATTTAAATACCGAAAAAGCAACTCAACTATACGATGCTAAGGTCGCTTTGACCAAAGAATTAATGGAAAACAAAAACCATGATTATGGGGAAGCTTGGCGCGATATGCGAGTAAGTTCATTAACCGATTTGATCTTGCAAAAACTACTTCGTGTAAAACAAATAGAAGACAATAAAGGAAAAACTATTGTGTCTGAAGGAATTGATGCCAATTATCAGGATATGATTAACTATTCTGTTTTTGCTTTGATTCTTATGGGATTTAAGAAATAA
- the tpiA gene encoding triose-phosphate isomerase gives MRKKIVAGNWKMHKNAAQTKDLLNQLLSEIPAETSAHVFVAPTFINLASAVENLTHSNISVAAQNVHQAESGAFTGEISADMLKSVGVKTVILGHSERRSIFHETDALIASKVNTALVHDMTVIFCFGEELKDRQSGNHFNIVENQLRDGLFHIQAKDWEKIVLAYEPVWAIGTGETASPDQAQEMHEFIRETVRKAFGSDIAEDVSILYGGSVKPDNAKEIFSKPDVDGGLIGGAALNAKDFISIVTSI, from the coding sequence ATGAGAAAAAAGATTGTAGCTGGAAATTGGAAAATGCATAAAAATGCAGCTCAAACTAAAGATTTATTAAACCAATTATTATCCGAAATTCCAGCTGAAACCTCTGCACATGTATTTGTTGCACCTACATTTATAAACTTGGCGTCAGCAGTCGAAAATTTAACACACTCAAATATATCCGTTGCTGCACAAAACGTACACCAAGCAGAAAGTGGAGCCTTTACAGGAGAAATCTCTGCTGACATGCTTAAAAGCGTTGGTGTAAAAACCGTAATTTTAGGTCACTCAGAACGTAGATCTATATTTCACGAAACAGATGCATTGATTGCCAGCAAAGTAAACACAGCTTTAGTACATGATATGACAGTTATTTTCTGTTTTGGAGAAGAACTAAAAGATCGTCAATCCGGAAATCATTTCAACATTGTTGAAAACCAATTGAGAGATGGTTTATTCCATATTCAAGCTAAAGACTGGGAGAAAATTGTATTGGCTTATGAGCCAGTTTGGGCTATTGGTACAGGAGAAACTGCTTCTCCGGATCAAGCGCAGGAAATGCACGAATTTATCAGAGAAACTGTTCGTAAAGCTTTTGGAAGTGATATTGCAGAAGATGTTTCTATCCTTTACGGTGGAAGTGTAAAACCTGATAATGCCAAAGAAATCTTCTCTAAACCAGATGTAGACGGAGGTCTTATTGGTGGAGCTGCCCTTAACGCAAAAGATTTTATTTCTATTGTAACTTCAATCTAA
- the rlmH gene encoding 23S rRNA (pseudouridine(1915)-N(3))-methyltransferase RlmH, with protein sequence MNIKLIAIGKTDNKSLQTLIDDYTKRLSFYIKFDLEIIPDIKNVKNLSESQQKEKEGELILSKITPTDQLILLDENGKTFSSVAFSAELQKKMNSGIKTLVFVIGGPYGFSDTVYAKANGKISLSLMTFPHQMVRLFFIEQLYRGFTILRNEPYHHQ encoded by the coding sequence ATGAACATCAAACTTATCGCAATCGGGAAAACCGATAATAAATCATTACAAACTTTAATTGATGATTATACAAAGCGATTGTCTTTTTATATCAAATTTGATTTGGAAATCATTCCCGATATCAAAAACGTAAAAAACTTATCTGAGAGCCAGCAAAAAGAGAAAGAAGGTGAACTTATACTTTCAAAAATTACTCCAACAGATCAGCTTATCCTATTGGACGAAAACGGAAAAACCTTTTCTAGTGTAGCCTTTTCAGCTGAATTACAAAAGAAAATGAACTCAGGTATTAAGACATTGGTTTTCGTAATTGGTGGCCCATATGGCTTTTCAGATACCGTTTATGCTAAAGCAAACGGTAAAATATCACTTTCCCTAATGACTTTTCCCCATCAGATGGTGCGTTTATTTTTTATTGAGCAATTGTACCGCGGTTTTACTATTTTGAGAAATGAACCTTACCACCATCAGTAA
- a CDS encoding ATP-dependent Clp protease adaptor ClpS, with product MSTKEKIRERAKVEDVTTINNEIIVYNDDVNTFDHVIETLIRVCGHTAIQAEQCSLIVHYNGKCTVKTGEYDKLKVQCTRLLAAGLNAEII from the coding sequence ATGAGTACAAAAGAAAAAATAAGAGAAAGAGCAAAAGTAGAAGATGTAACTACAATCAATAACGAAATAATAGTGTATAATGATGATGTAAACACTTTTGATCACGTTATTGAAACCTTAATTAGGGTTTGTGGTCACACTGCAATTCAAGCTGAACAATGTTCACTAATAGTACACTACAATGGAAAATGCACCGTAAAAACCGGTGAATATGACAAATTAAAAGTACAATGCACTAGATTACTCGCAGCCGGCTTAAATGCCGAAATAATCTAA
- a CDS encoding TlpA family protein disulfide reductase: MKKIAFLIIAFATFSCTQAQKTEFSKQALSETLLTTAGKQISFQNIIKNHKGQTTVIEIWASWCGDCVKAMPKIKELQEKNRNVSFVFLSMDKTVDKWKEGIQKHELKGDHYMANDGMKGVFGQAIDLDWVPRYIIIDETGKLILYRAIETDFAVINETLKSLNY; this comes from the coding sequence ATGAAAAAAATAGCCTTCCTTATTATTGCTTTTGCAACATTTTCTTGCACTCAAGCTCAGAAAACAGAATTTTCTAAACAAGCACTTTCTGAAACTTTGTTAACCACTGCCGGTAAACAAATATCCTTTCAAAACATTATAAAAAATCACAAAGGTCAAACTACCGTCATAGAAATTTGGGCTTCTTGGTGTGGAGATTGTGTAAAAGCAATGCCAAAAATAAAAGAGTTACAAGAAAAAAACAGAAATGTTTCTTTTGTATTTCTTTCAATGGACAAAACTGTAGATAAATGGAAAGAAGGAATTCAAAAACATGAGCTCAAAGGAGACCATTACATGGCCAATGACGGAATGAAAGGTGTTTTTGGACAAGCTATCGATCTTGATTGGGTTCCAAGATACATTATCATTGATGAAACTGGAAAATTAATACTATATCGTGCCATAGAAACAGATTTTGCTGTTATAAACGAAACCCTAAAAAGCCTGAATTACTAA
- a CDS encoding CHRD domain-containing protein, giving the protein MKSIFSFSAILFLFFIGISCSNSDDNNSTPTPTPTPVITTFAATLTPPAGVTSSASGSAALTLNQTAKTFSITVNYTGLTPNAGHIHNATGGIEIPFTNVSTSPFTVSGSITDAQMTELLANHYYVNLHTTAYPNGEISGTLMKTGTSGGGGGGGGGGY; this is encoded by the coding sequence ATGAAATCTATATTCAGTTTTTCAGCAATTTTATTCTTGTTTTTCATCGGAATATCATGTTCCAATAGCGATGATAATAATTCTACGCCTACACCAACACCTACCCCTGTTATCACAACGTTCGCAGCTACTTTGACTCCTCCAGCTGGCGTTACATCAAGTGCTTCTGGTAGTGCAGCGCTCACATTGAACCAAACTGCCAAAACATTTTCAATTACTGTAAATTATACAGGACTAACACCAAATGCTGGGCATATACATAACGCAACTGGAGGCATTGAAATTCCTTTTACAAATGTCTCAACTTCTCCATTTACCGTATCTGGCTCCATAACCGATGCTCAAATGACAGAACTTTTGGCCAATCACTATTATGTAAACTTACATACTACAGCATACCCTAATGGAGAAATAAGTGGAACTCTTATGAAAACAGGTACCTCTGGCGGTGGCGGAGGTGGCGGAGGTGGTGGTTACTAA
- a CDS encoding BT_3928 family protein, translated as MKNIITQFSRIFVGVLFIISGLIKLNDPVGFSYKLAEYFSEPVFNMPFFVPYSLAMALFIVILEVVLGVMLLIGFKSKLTIWLLLLLIIKFTFLTFYSAYFDVVKDCGCFGDALHLTPWQSFTKDVVLLFFILILFINMKLVKPLFENKIQNILAVLTVFLCSFMGYWVINHLPLKDFRAYKVGNNIQKGMEIPDGAPKSVVEMIFIYKVNGVDKEFTEKDLANIPAGATFVDRKDKVITEGYVPPIHDFVMEKDGSDYKDELLQEPKLLMVVAYDLNLANVDGLAKMEQINKKASAKGYKVIGMTASTPEEIAKIKKQYGLTFDFYFCDAIPLKTIERANPSFVILEKGTVKQKVHYNDVENLVF; from the coding sequence ATGAAAAACATAATTACTCAATTCTCCCGAATCTTTGTTGGTGTACTGTTTATAATTTCTGGATTAATCAAACTGAATGACCCGGTGGGATTCTCTTATAAACTAGCTGAATATTTTAGTGAACCGGTATTTAATATGCCATTTTTTGTTCCATATTCTTTGGCAATGGCATTATTTATAGTAATCCTGGAAGTGGTTTTAGGAGTGATGTTGCTCATTGGTTTCAAATCAAAATTAACCATTTGGCTACTATTACTTTTAATCATAAAGTTTACATTCCTGACTTTCTATTCAGCTTATTTTGATGTAGTAAAAGATTGCGGATGTTTTGGAGATGCCTTACACCTTACACCTTGGCAATCCTTTACAAAAGACGTTGTTTTATTGTTTTTTATATTGATTCTCTTTATTAATATGAAATTGGTAAAACCTTTATTTGAAAATAAAATCCAAAATATTCTTGCTGTATTAACCGTTTTTCTATGCAGTTTTATGGGATATTGGGTAATCAATCATTTACCATTAAAAGATTTTCGTGCCTACAAAGTAGGAAACAATATTCAGAAAGGTATGGAAATTCCAGATGGCGCCCCAAAATCTGTAGTAGAAATGATTTTTATTTACAAAGTAAATGGTGTTGACAAAGAATTTACGGAGAAAGATTTGGCTAATATTCCTGCTGGTGCCACTTTTGTAGACAGAAAAGACAAGGTAATTACTGAAGGTTACGTCCCTCCTATTCATGATTTTGTAATGGAAAAAGACGGGTCTGACTATAAAGACGAGTTACTTCAAGAGCCTAAATTGTTAATGGTTGTTGCCTATGATTTGAATTTGGCCAATGTTGATGGTCTTGCCAAAATGGAACAAATCAATAAAAAAGCTTCTGCGAAAGGATATAAAGTAATTGGAATGACAGCATCGACTCCAGAGGAGATTGCAAAAATTAAAAAGCAATACGGACTAACTTTTGATTTTTATTTCTGTGATGCTATTCCACTAAAAACAATCGAAAGAGCCAATCCAAGTTTTGTCATTTTAGAAAAAGGTACTGTAAAACAAAAAGTACATTACAATGATGTTGAAAACTTAGTTTTCTAA